A window of the Butyricimonas faecalis genome harbors these coding sequences:
- a CDS encoding 6-phosphofructokinase, with amino-acid sequence MGQQKNRGIIGILTGGGDVPGLNPAIRAVTIRALREGYKVIGIKRGWGGLIDIVRDPQYDNSGNFFELTEEIVNKAGRTGGTFLHTSRTRASHVPKANVPKHLQDKYTDEINDLTPEVLKNLEFMGIDYLIPIGGDDTLSYAVRLSKERVKVVAIPKTMDNDVPGTDYCIGFSTCITRTIALTHDLRTSAGSHERILVLEVFGRYAGFTAMLPTLAGAANRCVIPEYEFNIERLTELLCEDRFTNPSKYSVVLVSEGATFSGGSMIFQSEETDMFGHKKLGGIGNMISQQLKELTPQFNHGQVINTITQRLGYLVRCGDPDALDSIVPMAYGNLALDLINKGLHGRLVILRNGRYDNAPIEIVTSSKKIVDVPKFYNTERLRPQYNSFEFMPQMIL; translated from the coding sequence ATGGGACAACAAAAAAACAGAGGAATTATAGGGATTCTCACTGGCGGAGGAGATGTTCCCGGCTTGAATCCAGCTATCAGGGCGGTAACGATTCGAGCCTTACGCGAAGGATATAAAGTTATCGGGATTAAAAGAGGCTGGGGTGGCTTAATTGACATCGTACGAGATCCGCAATATGACAATTCCGGCAATTTCTTTGAATTGACAGAAGAAATCGTGAATAAAGCTGGACGCACCGGAGGAACATTCCTACACACGTCTAGAACCAGGGCATCCCACGTACCCAAAGCAAACGTACCCAAGCATCTACAGGACAAATACACGGACGAAATCAACGACTTGACCCCGGAAGTATTGAAGAACCTGGAGTTCATGGGCATCGATTACCTGATCCCTATCGGGGGCGACGACACGTTGAGCTACGCGGTACGCTTGAGCAAGGAAAGAGTGAAAGTCGTGGCTATTCCCAAAACCATGGACAACGATGTTCCCGGAACAGATTACTGTATTGGTTTCAGCACCTGTATTACCCGCACGATTGCCCTCACACATGATCTCCGCACGTCTGCCGGATCTCACGAACGAATACTGGTTCTGGAAGTATTCGGACGTTATGCCGGATTCACGGCAATGCTCCCCACCTTGGCCGGGGCTGCCAACCGTTGCGTCATTCCGGAATACGAATTCAACATCGAACGTCTGACCGAACTGCTTTGCGAGGATCGTTTCACGAATCCCAGCAAATACTCGGTAGTACTCGTATCCGAAGGAGCCACGTTCTCCGGAGGCAGCATGATTTTTCAAAGCGAAGAAACAGACATGTTCGGACACAAAAAACTGGGAGGCATCGGGAACATGATCTCGCAACAATTGAAAGAACTCACTCCACAATTTAACCACGGACAGGTAATCAACACCATCACGCAAAGATTGGGATATTTGGTTCGTTGCGGGGACCCGGATGCACTGGACTCTATCGTACCCATGGCATACGGGAACCTAGCCCTGGATTTAATCAATAAAGGATTACACGGCAGGTTAGTCATCCTAAGAAACGGACGTTATGACAACGCCCCGATCGAGATTGTAACCAGTAGTAAAAAGATCGTGGATGTCCCCAAATTTTACAACACGGAGAGATTACGTCCCCAATACAACAGTTTTGAATTCATGCCGCAAATGATACTATAA
- the lysA gene encoding diaminopimelate decarboxylase → MNIETIKTFQTLKTPFYYYDTTLLQATLQAASQAAKKHGFHLHYAIKANANPHILDIIQSHGIGADCVSGNEVAQAVANGFSAQQIVYAGVGKSDEEIRLALEKGIFCFNCESLPEIEVINLLAGEMGKKASIALRVNPNVDAHTHHYITTGIEENKFGFYLYDLDRAITACREMENIHLIGLHFHIGSQITDLTVFRGLCLRVNEIQSRLKEQGILLPHVNFGGGLGINYDCPACGLIPDFASYFQIFADFFEALPGQQLHFELGRSLVGQCGSLISRVLYVKEGKHKKFVILDAGMNDLLRPALYQAFHRIENLTSAGEHEKYDVVGPICESSDCFGKDRELPLTKRGDLIAIRSCGAYGEVMASRYNLRELPGSYFSR, encoded by the coding sequence ATGAATATAGAAACCATCAAAACATTTCAAACCTTGAAGACCCCGTTTTATTACTACGACACGACTCTTCTACAGGCCACCCTTCAGGCAGCCTCCCAGGCGGCTAAAAAACACGGATTCCATTTGCATTACGCCATAAAAGCGAATGCCAACCCACATATTCTCGACATCATTCAAAGCCACGGGATAGGGGCGGACTGCGTGAGTGGCAACGAGGTTGCCCAAGCCGTAGCCAATGGTTTCTCCGCGCAACAGATCGTGTATGCCGGAGTCGGGAAAAGTGACGAGGAAATCCGGCTGGCGCTTGAAAAAGGGATATTTTGCTTCAACTGCGAATCTTTACCCGAAATAGAGGTGATCAACTTGCTGGCCGGAGAAATGGGGAAAAAAGCCTCCATCGCTCTTCGGGTAAATCCCAACGTGGATGCCCACACGCATCACTACATCACCACGGGAATTGAAGAAAACAAATTCGGGTTCTACCTTTACGACCTCGACCGCGCCATCACGGCCTGCCGGGAAATGGAAAACATCCATCTTATCGGGCTACACTTTCACATCGGTTCCCAGATCACCGATCTCACGGTATTCCGTGGACTTTGCCTGAGAGTGAACGAAATACAATCTCGATTGAAAGAACAGGGCATCCTTCTCCCCCACGTGAATTTCGGTGGCGGGCTGGGTATCAATTACGATTGTCCCGCGTGTGGTCTGATCCCCGACTTTGCTTCTTATTTCCAGATTTTTGCCGATTTCTTCGAAGCCCTGCCGGGTCAGCAACTTCATTTCGAACTAGGCCGATCCCTCGTCGGGCAATGCGGTTCACTCATTTCTCGCGTCCTGTACGTGAAGGAAGGGAAACATAAAAAGTTTGTCATCCTCGACGCGGGAATGAACGACCTTCTACGTCCGGCACTTTACCAGGCTTTCCACCGGATAGAAAACCTAACCTCCGCGGGAGAACACGAAAAATACGACGTGGTAGGCCCTATCTGTGAATCATCCGATTGCTTCGGCAAAGACCGGGAACTCCCCCTCACCAAACGGGGAGACCTGATCGCCATTCGTTCCTGCGGCGCATACGGGGAAGTCATGGCCTCACGCTACAATCTCAGAGAATTACCGGGGAGTTACTTTTCCCGGTAA
- a CDS encoding TrpB-like pyridoxal phosphate-dependent enzyme — translation MKPIKKFMLTEQEMPTQWYNIVADMPNKPLPPLHPGTKQPLKPEDLYPLFAQELAKQEFATERYIEIPDEVQDLYKIWRSTPLVRAYALEKALDTPAKIYFKNEGTSPAGSHKPNTAIAQAYYNYKQGIKRITTETGGGQWGTALSFACQHFGLDLKVFMVKVSYNQKPYRKLMMNTWGADVIPSPSKLTEAGRKILREHPDSAGSLGIAISEAVELAAQDPITNYSLGSVLNHVLLHQTIIGEEALLQMEKAGDEPDIVIGCFGGGSNFAGISFPFIRRNLKEGKHTRVIAVEPQSCPKLTRGQFQYDFGDTVGLTPLLPMYTLGHDFQPASIHAGGLRYHGAGVIVSQLLKDKLMEAVAIPQLETFEAGILFAKTEGIIPAPESTHAIAQAIREAKIAKAEGKAKTILFNLSGHGMIDLYAYEQYLGGSLQNFELSDQEIAQSLDKLEKIM, via the coding sequence ATGAAACCAATCAAAAAATTTATGCTCACCGAGCAAGAAATGCCAACTCAATGGTACAACATCGTGGCTGATATGCCCAATAAACCCCTTCCACCTCTCCACCCGGGAACAAAACAACCGTTGAAACCGGAAGACCTTTATCCGCTATTTGCCCAGGAATTGGCAAAACAAGAGTTCGCTACAGAACGCTACATCGAGATCCCCGACGAAGTGCAAGACTTATATAAAATATGGAGATCGACCCCTCTCGTGCGAGCCTACGCTTTAGAAAAAGCGCTAGATACTCCCGCGAAAATATATTTCAAAAATGAAGGTACAAGCCCGGCCGGCTCTCACAAACCGAACACAGCCATTGCACAAGCTTACTACAACTATAAGCAAGGCATTAAACGCATCACCACAGAAACCGGTGGGGGACAATGGGGCACAGCATTAAGTTTTGCCTGTCAGCATTTCGGTCTGGACCTGAAAGTGTTCATGGTAAAAGTAAGCTACAACCAAAAACCCTATCGCAAGTTGATGATGAACACGTGGGGAGCAGACGTGATCCCGTCACCCAGCAAGCTGACAGAAGCCGGAAGAAAAATTCTGCGGGAACACCCGGATTCAGCCGGTAGCCTGGGGATTGCCATCTCCGAAGCCGTTGAACTTGCCGCACAGGATCCCATAACAAATTACTCTCTTGGTAGTGTACTGAACCACGTGTTATTACACCAAACCATCATCGGAGAGGAAGCACTTCTCCAAATGGAAAAAGCCGGAGATGAGCCGGACATCGTGATCGGATGCTTCGGGGGAGGTTCAAATTTCGCCGGAATCAGTTTCCCATTCATTCGCCGGAATCTGAAAGAAGGAAAACACACCCGGGTAATTGCAGTGGAACCACAATCCTGCCCGAAGTTAACCCGCGGTCAATTCCAATACGATTTCGGCGATACCGTCGGGTTGACCCCCTTACTTCCCATGTACACGCTGGGACACGACTTCCAACCCGCAAGCATTCATGCCGGAGGATTACGTTACCATGGAGCCGGGGTCATCGTCAGCCAACTCCTCAAGGACAAATTGATGGAAGCCGTCGCCATCCCGCAATTAGAGACCTTCGAGGCCGGGATCTTATTTGCCAAAACCGAAGGAATAATTCCCGCTCCAGAGTCCACCCACGCCATAGCGCAAGCGATTCGGGAAGCGAAAATCGCCAAAGCCGAAGGAAAAGCCAAAACGATCCTGTTCAACCTATCCGGACACGGCATGATCGACCTCTACGCTTACGAACAGTACCTTGGGGGAAGCCTCCAAAACTTCGAGCTTTCCGATCAAGAAATAGCTCAATCTCTCGATAAATTAGAGAAAATCATGTGA
- a CDS encoding YeiH family protein, whose product MSKLKISEDWTSTIVGWFIILLVVFQLKPHWPSFSWPNADVLMNKVFTLDNVGHALIVFCFMFLMALIAGLLTGKKLKMIAASFPVVFFLTLLAMVVGGNKFLKDWGFETVIFSLLIGLFISNIFSIPKWLKESLSSELFVKIGLVLLGTTVLFDDLLKAGALGLIQSCVVVFTVWNFCFWLCRKMKIDKEMSLMLSSAVSICGVSAAVATAGAIKGDKTKLSYVVSLVLVVAVPMILIMPGLAKLMGLPEDMAGAWIGGTIDTTGAVAATGAIYGEVALQTSTIVKFSQNVLLGVAAFLISIYWSYSKKEVAEEKPTLKVIWLRFPKFVLGFVAASLIFSFFVAPEVVSDAKPILKNIQGMWFALAFMSIGLETDFKSLITSENRRSTYAFLGAQAFNVVFTLLVAWILFGLIA is encoded by the coding sequence ATGAGCAAGTTAAAGATTTCCGAAGATTGGACCTCTACGATCGTGGGGTGGTTTATAATTCTTTTAGTAGTATTTCAGTTGAAACCTCATTGGCCTTCTTTCAGTTGGCCGAATGCTGATGTTTTGATGAATAAGGTTTTTACGTTGGATAACGTGGGACATGCCTTGATTGTTTTCTGTTTTATGTTCTTGATGGCCTTGATTGCCGGGTTATTAACGGGCAAGAAATTGAAAATGATTGCTGCAAGTTTTCCGGTCGTGTTTTTCCTCACACTTTTGGCTATGGTTGTCGGTGGGAATAAATTCCTGAAGGATTGGGGATTTGAAACCGTGATATTTAGTTTGTTGATAGGACTTTTCATTAGTAATATATTTTCTATTCCCAAGTGGTTGAAGGAGTCTCTTTCTTCTGAACTTTTCGTGAAGATCGGTTTGGTGTTACTTGGAACAACCGTACTTTTTGATGATTTGTTGAAAGCCGGGGCATTAGGATTGATACAATCTTGTGTTGTTGTCTTTACCGTGTGGAATTTCTGCTTTTGGTTATGTCGTAAAATGAAAATTGACAAAGAAATGTCATTGATGCTTTCCAGTGCAGTGTCCATTTGTGGTGTGTCAGCTGCAGTAGCGACTGCCGGAGCTATCAAGGGCGACAAGACAAAATTGTCATACGTGGTATCCTTAGTATTGGTCGTGGCTGTGCCGATGATTTTGATCATGCCCGGTTTGGCTAAGTTGATGGGATTACCTGAGGATATGGCAGGGGCTTGGATCGGTGGAACGATTGATACGACTGGTGCCGTGGCCGCAACCGGAGCGATATATGGAGAAGTGGCCTTGCAGACAAGTACAATCGTGAAGTTCTCTCAGAACGTGTTGTTGGGAGTTGCGGCTTTCTTGATCAGTATTTATTGGTCTTATTCAAAGAAAGAGGTAGCAGAAGAGAAACCGACACTGAAAGTAATTTGGTTACGCTTCCCGAAATTCGTGTTGGGATTTGTTGCGGCTTCTCTTATTTTTTCATTTTTCGTAGCTCCTGAGGTTGTGTCGGATGCTAAACCGATCTTGAAGAATATTCAGGGTATGTGGTTTGCCTTGGCATTTATGTCTATTGGCTTGGAGACGGATTTCAAGAGTTTGATAACCTCAGAAAATCGTCGCTCTACGTATGCTTTTTTAGGTGCACAAGCGTTTAACGTGGTATTTACTTTACTTGTTGCTTGGATACTTTTCGGGCTAATAGCGTAA
- a CDS encoding RNA polymerase sigma factor, translating into MELTNNLSEKALYDYKIVKRAVTGDEQAYAELFKRYKDSVYFMILKMVNNRTDAEDLMFEAFEKAFSSLNYYSPQFAFSTWLFKIASNNTIDFIRKKKAKVVSLDKDDINPDDRGYINSVPADVLNPEEETIRKQRAEFMREKVAMLKGRYRKLIELRYFEEYSYEEIAQELSIPLGTVKAQLFRARELLLNILQNSEIARENERA; encoded by the coding sequence ATGGAGTTAACAAACAACTTGTCAGAGAAAGCTCTTTATGATTACAAGATTGTAAAGAGGGCTGTAACGGGAGATGAGCAAGCTTATGCCGAGTTATTTAAAAGGTATAAGGATTCAGTATATTTTATGATACTGAAGATGGTGAATAACAGAACTGATGCAGAAGACTTAATGTTCGAGGCTTTCGAGAAAGCTTTCTCAAGTTTGAATTACTACTCGCCTCAGTTTGCGTTTAGTACGTGGTTATTCAAAATTGCCTCTAATAACACGATTGATTTTATCCGGAAGAAGAAAGCCAAGGTGGTTTCTTTGGATAAGGATGATATAAATCCGGATGATCGTGGGTATATAAATAGTGTCCCGGCCGACGTGTTGAATCCGGAAGAGGAAACGATCCGTAAACAGCGAGCTGAATTTATGCGGGAAAAAGTTGCTATGTTGAAAGGTCGTTACCGTAAATTGATAGAATTACGTTATTTTGAGGAATATTCTTACGAAGAAATTGCTCAGGAACTGAGTATTCCCTTAGGAACCGTGAAAGCTCAATTGTTTCGTGCAAGGGAGTTGTTGTTGAATATATTGCAGAATAGTGAAATAGCCCGGGAAAATGAAAGAGCTTAG
- the prmA gene encoding 50S ribosomal protein L11 methyltransferase: MFYTELTFHIFPYVEDIADAIIAELGDLGYDSFSYTDDGFKAYIPSNKFDEEQVKSLEILSFFQSLYTISWEKAEIENQDWNKIWEENFTPILVQDRILVRAGFHPTIENIEHEIIIDPKMSFGTGHHATTALMLETILDMKPDFSGKKVLDMGCGTGILSIMAAQSGAQSVTGIDIDEWAYNNAMENIATNNLNNIRVLIGDATLLDGREHYDIILANINRNILLNDMPAYVNVLNDKGYLIMSGFYTEDIPIIREKAESLQLTYQSNKVKDNWTAVIFRKN; encoded by the coding sequence ATGTTTTATACAGAACTCACATTCCACATCTTCCCTTACGTGGAGGACATTGCAGATGCGATTATTGCCGAACTCGGCGACCTCGGATACGACAGTTTTTCATACACGGACGACGGTTTTAAGGCTTACATTCCAAGCAACAAATTTGATGAAGAACAAGTAAAATCATTGGAAATCCTTTCCTTCTTCCAGTCTCTGTACACGATCTCCTGGGAAAAAGCAGAAATCGAGAATCAAGATTGGAATAAAATCTGGGAGGAAAACTTCACACCAATCCTCGTGCAAGACCGAATTCTGGTAAGAGCCGGATTCCATCCCACGATTGAAAACATAGAACACGAAATCATCATCGACCCGAAAATGAGTTTTGGTACGGGCCACCATGCCACGACAGCACTCATGCTGGAAACGATTCTTGACATGAAACCTGATTTCTCCGGCAAGAAAGTCCTTGACATGGGATGCGGCACCGGCATTCTATCTATCATGGCCGCACAAAGCGGGGCTCAATCGGTTACCGGTATCGACATCGATGAATGGGCCTACAACAACGCCATGGAAAACATTGCCACCAACAACCTGAACAATATACGCGTGCTCATCGGGGATGCAACTTTACTAGACGGACGGGAACATTACGACATCATTCTAGCCAATATCAACCGGAATATATTACTGAATGACATGCCCGCATACGTGAACGTGCTTAACGACAAGGGTTACCTCATCATGAGCGGATTCTACACCGAAGACATTCCCATCATTCGCGAGAAAGCTGAATCATTGCAACTAACCTATCAATCCAACAAAGTAAAAGACAATTGGACAGCCGTCATTTTCCGCAAAAACTAA
- a CDS encoding aspartate kinase encodes MNVLKFGGTSVGSAQRIQEVAKLISDNQPKIVVLSAMSGTTNTLVDITNYLYHNDRQEALTTIQNLELDYLMTISDLYSTEAFKHRGQEFVQTIFTYLRSFINKDFYPLQEKAVVAQGEIISTTLMHYYLQEQGIPSTLLSALDFMRIDKDCEPDYFYIEQNLKRLLSNPATERIIITQGFICRNAYGEIDNLKRGGSDYSAALIGAALNVDEIQIWTDIDGVHNSDPRYVKNTKAIRSLSFDEAAELAYFGAKILHPSSIQPAKKANIPVRMKNTMNPSDEGTLITKESPIQDFKAVAAKDGITAIKVKSSNMLLAYGFVRKVFEIFESWKTPIDMIATSEVAISLTIDSTCHLEDIQKDLAKYGTIEVEESLSIICIVGDCSINNSGLAARALTALKDIPLHMISYGASEHSISLLVKQTDKQKALEALSERLLNQ; translated from the coding sequence ATGAACGTATTAAAATTTGGAGGAACCTCGGTTGGTTCCGCACAACGAATTCAAGAAGTGGCAAAATTAATCTCGGACAACCAACCCAAAATTGTCGTTCTTTCTGCCATGTCCGGAACGACCAACACGTTAGTAGACATCACCAACTATCTATACCACAATGACAGACAGGAAGCCTTGACGACAATCCAAAATCTCGAACTGGATTACCTGATGACCATTAGCGACCTCTACAGCACCGAGGCATTCAAGCACCGGGGACAAGAATTTGTACAAACCATCTTCACCTATCTCCGCTCATTCATCAACAAGGACTTCTACCCGTTACAAGAAAAAGCGGTGGTCGCCCAAGGAGAGATCATCTCCACCACGCTGATGCATTATTATTTGCAAGAACAAGGCATTCCTTCCACGCTCCTGTCCGCTTTGGATTTCATGCGTATCGACAAAGATTGTGAACCGGATTATTTCTACATCGAACAAAATCTAAAACGCCTATTATCCAATCCAGCCACAGAGCGCATTATCATTACCCAGGGATTTATTTGCCGAAACGCGTACGGGGAAATAGACAACCTGAAAAGAGGAGGCAGCGATTACTCAGCCGCGTTAATCGGTGCTGCACTCAACGTAGACGAAATTCAGATATGGACCGACATTGACGGTGTACATAACAGCGACCCGCGGTACGTGAAAAACACGAAAGCCATTCGTTCCCTATCTTTTGACGAAGCGGCAGAACTCGCCTATTTCGGGGCAAAAATTCTCCACCCGTCAAGTATTCAGCCCGCTAAAAAAGCAAACATTCCCGTTCGCATGAAAAACACGATGAACCCAAGTGACGAAGGAACTTTGATCACGAAAGAAAGCCCTATCCAAGATTTCAAGGCGGTAGCGGCAAAAGACGGAATCACGGCCATAAAAGTCAAATCCAGCAATATGCTGCTTGCCTACGGTTTTGTTCGAAAAGTATTCGAAATATTCGAATCCTGGAAAACCCCGATCGACATGATTGCCACGTCGGAAGTTGCCATATCCCTCACGATCGACAGCACATGCCATCTGGAAGACATCCAAAAAGACCTTGCTAAATACGGTACCATCGAGGTGGAAGAATCGCTTTCCATCATCTGCATCGTCGGGGATTGCTCGATCAACAATAGCGGACTCGCAGCTCGGGCTCTTACCGCCCTGAAAGATATCCCCCTGCACATGATCTCTTACGGGGCTAGCGAACACAGCATTTCCCTGCTCGTGAAACAAACCGACAAACAAAAAGCGCTCGAAGCACTTAGCGAAAGATTGTTAAACCAGTGA
- a CDS encoding OmpH family outer membrane protein — translation MKNLSIGLNVLLLIAVIVLYILHFSGNGKSTSNQGGTATVNADAKIVYINMDTLLNNYTQSRELNEAFLKKLEANRTELNIKVKNFDREAAEFRNKVENNGFMTRERAEQAQMDLMIKQQNLQKLQQEMTENAQREQMEINRKLYDAITNFLTEYNKAKGFQLILSTTLGGNVLFAQEGFDITNEVVSQLNEQYAKK, via the coding sequence ATGAAGAATTTGTCGATAGGATTAAATGTGTTATTGTTGATTGCTGTGATAGTTTTGTATATTTTGCATTTCAGTGGAAATGGTAAAAGTACGAGCAATCAAGGCGGAACTGCAACTGTGAATGCGGATGCAAAAATAGTCTACATTAACATGGATACGTTGCTTAACAATTATACTCAATCTAGAGAATTGAATGAAGCATTTTTGAAAAAATTGGAAGCAAATCGGACAGAGTTGAACATAAAAGTGAAGAACTTCGATCGTGAGGCTGCAGAGTTCCGGAATAAAGTGGAAAACAACGGTTTTATGACTCGCGAAAGAGCCGAACAAGCCCAAATGGATTTGATGATCAAACAACAAAATTTGCAGAAATTGCAACAGGAAATGACCGAGAATGCTCAACGCGAGCAGATGGAAATAAATCGGAAATTGTATGATGCAATCACGAATTTCTTGACGGAGTATAATAAAGCGAAAGGGTTCCAATTAATACTGAGCACGACGTTAGGTGGTAACGTGCTTTTCGCACAAGAGGGATTTGATATTACCAATGAGGTGGTAAGTCAACTAAATGAACAATACGCGAAAAAATAA
- a CDS encoding glycosyltransferase: MESLRFLWGELGAFKYGVILLFVLILTYTYHIIRRCVIVSRKNKPRDKQVHEGVSVIITSHNNAECLRRNLSSFLMQQYDNFEVIVVDECSEDDTQDVLAEIQKDYPQLRCTRIFPDTKFRFTKKLAINIGVLAAKHDILLFSEINCHPSSMYWIKTMESYFDENTAAVIGFANYDFSEKNVRNLRVFRFLRFIKMMVMAKNKKYIFGDGCNMAYRKSYYIENRGFAKNSQSYLGYDNDMVRELSRFGTIKMTKDPDSYVIIDKSDKKGEINEVSYYYASKMRLTMTERMMIDGDMIVRLFFYLTAICLIVLGLYPIYVSLVMLTMFLMDVILLNICAICLKQKKLFLTSFIISMIGFVYRVYENGYSFFNKKKWS, translated from the coding sequence ATGGAGAGTTTGAGATTTCTTTGGGGAGAACTGGGTGCTTTTAAGTACGGGGTAATACTTCTGTTTGTGTTGATACTCACTTACACTTATCACATTATCCGTCGGTGTGTGATTGTGTCTCGTAAAAACAAACCAAGAGATAAACAGGTACATGAAGGAGTGTCGGTTATCATCACGTCACACAATAATGCGGAGTGTTTGCGACGGAATTTGTCAAGTTTTTTGATGCAACAATACGATAATTTTGAGGTGATCGTGGTGGATGAATGTTCTGAAGATGACACGCAGGATGTATTGGCCGAGATTCAGAAGGATTATCCACAATTGCGATGCACGCGAATATTTCCGGACACGAAATTCAGATTTACTAAAAAATTGGCTATAAATATTGGTGTTTTAGCTGCCAAGCACGATATCTTGTTGTTTTCAGAGATTAACTGCCATCCCTCTTCCATGTATTGGATAAAGACCATGGAGTCATATTTTGATGAAAATACAGCAGCTGTCATCGGTTTTGCGAATTATGATTTCTCCGAGAAAAACGTGAGGAATTTGCGTGTGTTTCGTTTCTTGCGCTTTATAAAAATGATGGTCATGGCAAAAAATAAAAAATATATTTTTGGGGATGGATGTAACATGGCCTACCGAAAATCGTATTACATAGAAAATCGTGGATTTGCGAAGAATTCACAATCGTATTTAGGATACGATAATGATATGGTTAGAGAATTATCAAGGTTTGGGACAATAAAGATGACAAAAGATCCGGATTCGTACGTGATAATTGATAAGAGTGACAAAAAAGGAGAAATAAATGAAGTTTCATATTATTATGCTAGTAAGATGAGATTGACAATGACAGAAAGGATGATGATAGATGGTGATATGATCGTGCGTTTATTCTTTTATTTGACAGCTATTTGTTTGATTGTCTTAGGTCTTTATCCGATATACGTATCTCTTGTCATGTTGACAATGTTTTTAATGGATGTAATTTTGTTAAATATTTGTGCTATTTGTCTGAAACAAAAAAAATTATTCCTAACTTCGTTTATTATTAGTATGATCGGTTTTGTTTATCGAGTGTATGAAAATGGATATTCATTTTTTAACAAGAAGAAATGGAGTTAA
- the fsa gene encoding fructose-6-phosphate aldolase, whose amino-acid sequence MKFFIDTANLDQIREANDLGVLDGVTTNPSLMAKEGIKGDENCKKHYVEICNIVDGDVSAEVIATDYEGMIKEGEELAALHPNIVVKVPCIADGIKAIKYFTNKGIRTNCTLVFSPGQALLAAKAGATYVSPFVGRLDDISSDGIELVEKIVDMYAYYGFNTQVLAASIRHTQHIIQCIEAGADVATCPLSAIKGLLKHPLTDSGLATFLADHKKVNS is encoded by the coding sequence ATGAAATTTTTTATTGATACGGCAAATCTTGACCAGATTCGCGAGGCAAATGATCTTGGAGTGTTGGACGGTGTAACCACCAACCCGTCTTTAATGGCAAAAGAGGGTATTAAAGGTGACGAGAATTGTAAAAAACATTACGTTGAGATTTGCAATATCGTGGATGGAGATGTAAGTGCAGAGGTAATCGCAACGGATTACGAAGGCATGATCAAAGAAGGAGAGGAATTAGCCGCATTACACCCGAATATCGTGGTAAAAGTGCCTTGTATTGCCGATGGTATTAAGGCAATCAAATATTTTACCAACAAGGGGATTCGTACGAATTGTACGTTGGTCTTCTCTCCGGGACAAGCTTTGTTGGCTGCTAAGGCCGGTGCTACTTACGTGTCTCCTTTCGTGGGACGTTTGGATGACATCAGTAGTGATGGAATCGAGTTGGTGGAAAAGATCGTGGATATGTATGCTTACTATGGCTTCAACACGCAAGTATTGGCTGCATCCATTCGCCACACGCAACATATCATTCAATGTATTGAGGCCGGGGCAGACGTTGCAACGTGCCCGTTGAGTGCGATCAAAGGTTTGTTAAAACACCCGCTAACGGATTCAGGCCTGGCTACGTTCCTGGCTGATCACAAGAAAGTGAATTCATAA
- a CDS encoding SRPBCC domain-containing protein, producing MNFKYTIDITADPEEVFTALTNPFQIELWSGYPAEMKAEEGFVFSLWEGDICGVNLEVKPNRLLVQEWFFGETDQRSIVTIKLKKDGPRTRVELEHTNIPDEVFEEIVEGWKEYYLGSIKGLLEMY from the coding sequence ATGAATTTTAAATACACAATTGATATTACGGCTGATCCGGAGGAAGTCTTTACGGCATTGACGAATCCTTTTCAAATCGAACTCTGGAGTGGATACCCCGCGGAAATGAAAGCGGAGGAGGGTTTCGTGTTTTCTTTATGGGAGGGAGATATTTGTGGCGTGAACCTGGAGGTAAAGCCCAATCGTTTGCTTGTACAGGAATGGTTCTTCGGGGAGACGGATCAACGTTCTATTGTGACCATTAAATTGAAAAAAGACGGTCCCCGAACTCGTGTAGAATTAGAACATACAAATATTCCGGATGAGGTCTTCGAGGAGATCGTTGAAGGTTGGAAAGAGTATTACCTGGGCTCTATTAAAGGGCTATTGGAAATGTACTAA